In a genomic window of Pseudorasbora parva isolate DD20220531a chromosome 24, ASM2467924v1, whole genome shotgun sequence:
- the rmdn1 gene encoding regulator of microtubule dynamics protein 1 isoform X2, producing MAFGLSGAFRRFVSRNAKLWRINERCWTDRIRTSSRTGPFLAAVTPLSLLIYNRLSHFASVRALESAEEVLEQADYLYSCGETQKLHQLLVNHKDSEEAEFLWRLARASRDLALLSSISAEEKKRLTYEAFDFARRALEKNESSFAAHKWFAICLSDVGDYEGIKVKIGNSYIIREHLERAIDLNPKDATSIHILGYWCFAFAELPWYQRKVAAVIFGSPPSATYEDALAFFLKAEEVDPNFYSKNLLMLGKTYMMLRDVQQAALWLTRARDCPAVTEEDKQVHKEALELLKKLHG from the exons atggcGTTCGGGTTATCTGGAGCGTTCAGGCGGTTTGTGAGCAGAAACGCGAAGTTGTGGAGGATTAATGAGCGCTGTTGGACTGATCGCATCAGAACTTCA AGCAGAACGGGTCCATTCCTCGCGGCTGTGACTCCGCTGTCACTCCTGATCTATAACAGACTCTCTCACTTCGCTTCTGTTCGTGCTCTGGAATCAG CTGAAGAAGTTTTAGAACAAGCAGATTATCTGTACAGCTGCGGAGAGACACAGAAACTCCACCAGCTGCTGGTCAACCACAAAGACAG tGAGGAGGCAGAGTTCCTGTGGCGTTTGGCCCGAGCGTCTCGTGATCTGGCTTTGCTGTCCAGCATCAGTGCCGAGGAGAAGAAGAGACTCACATACGAGGCCTTTGACTTCGCCAGGAGAGCGCTGGAGAAAAACGAGTCTTCCTTCGCGGCACACAAA TGGTTCGCCATCTGCCTCAGTGATGTTGGCGATTATGAAGGAATCAAAGTCAAGATCGGAAACTCCTACATCATTAGGGAGCATTTGGAG CGAGCAATCGACCTCAACCCAAAAGATGCCACGTCCATCCACATCCTGGGATACTG GTGTTTTGCGTTCGCAGAGCTGCCGTGGTACCAGCGTAAAGTCGCAGCCGTTATTTTTGGATCGCCTCCATCAGCCACTTATGAAGAC GCTTTGGCGTTTTTCCTGAAAGCTGAAGAAG TTGACCCAAATTTCTACAGCAAGAACCTGCTGATGCTGGGGAAGACGTACATGATGCTGAGGGACGTCCAGCAGGCGGCGCTGTGGCTCACACGAGCGCGAGACTGTCCTGCCGTCACAGAGGAAGACAAACag GTCCATAAGGAAGCACTGGAGCTCCTGAAGAAACTCCACGGATGA
- the rmdn1 gene encoding regulator of microtubule dynamics protein 1 isoform X3, producing the protein MSAVGLIASELQTGPFLAAVTPLSLLIYNRLSHFASVRALESAEEVLEQADYLYSCGETQKLHQLLVNHKDSEEAEFLWRLARASRDLALLSSISAEEKKRLTYEAFDFARRALEKNESSFAAHKWFAICLSDVGDYEGIKVKIGNSYIIREHLERAIDLNPKDATSIHILGYWCFAFAELPWYQRKVAAVIFGSPPSATYEDALAFFLKAEEVDPNFYSKNLLMLGKTYMMLRDVQQAALWLTRARDCPAVTEEDKQVHKEALELLKKLHG; encoded by the exons ATGAGCGCTGTTGGACTGATCGCATCAGAACTTCA AACGGGTCCATTCCTCGCGGCTGTGACTCCGCTGTCACTCCTGATCTATAACAGACTCTCTCACTTCGCTTCTGTTCGTGCTCTGGAATCAG CTGAAGAAGTTTTAGAACAAGCAGATTATCTGTACAGCTGCGGAGAGACACAGAAACTCCACCAGCTGCTGGTCAACCACAAAGACAG tGAGGAGGCAGAGTTCCTGTGGCGTTTGGCCCGAGCGTCTCGTGATCTGGCTTTGCTGTCCAGCATCAGTGCCGAGGAGAAGAAGAGACTCACATACGAGGCCTTTGACTTCGCCAGGAGAGCGCTGGAGAAAAACGAGTCTTCCTTCGCGGCACACAAA TGGTTCGCCATCTGCCTCAGTGATGTTGGCGATTATGAAGGAATCAAAGTCAAGATCGGAAACTCCTACATCATTAGGGAGCATTTGGAG CGAGCAATCGACCTCAACCCAAAAGATGCCACGTCCATCCACATCCTGGGATACTG GTGTTTTGCGTTCGCAGAGCTGCCGTGGTACCAGCGTAAAGTCGCAGCCGTTATTTTTGGATCGCCTCCATCAGCCACTTATGAAGAC GCTTTGGCGTTTTTCCTGAAAGCTGAAGAAG TTGACCCAAATTTCTACAGCAAGAACCTGCTGATGCTGGGGAAGACGTACATGATGCTGAGGGACGTCCAGCAGGCGGCGCTGTGGCTCACACGAGCGCGAGACTGTCCTGCCGTCACAGAGGAAGACAAACag GTCCATAAGGAAGCACTGGAGCTCCTGAAGAAACTCCACGGATGA
- the rmdn1 gene encoding regulator of microtubule dynamics protein 1 isoform X1, with protein sequence MSPSSSNPNPRMSPSSSNPNPRMSPSSSNPNPRMSPSSSNPNPRMSPSSSNPNPRMSPSSSNPNPRMSPSSPYPNPRMSPSSSNPNPRMSPSSSNPNPRMSPSSSNPNPRMSPSSSNPNPRMSPSSSYPNPRMNPSSSNPNPRMSPSSSYPNPRMSPSSSNPNPRMSPSSSYPNPRMSPSSPNPNPRMSPSSPNPNPLTSPSSPNPNPRTSPSSSYPNPRTSPSSSYPNPRMSPSSPNPNPRMSPSSPNPNPRMSPSSSYPNPRMSPSSSNPNPRMSPSSSNPNPRMSPSSPNPNPRMSPSSSYPNPRMSPSSSYPNPRMSPSSSYPNPRMSPSSPNPNPRMSPSSSYPNPRMSPSSSYPNPRMSPSSPNPNPRMSPSSSNPNPRMSPSSPNPNPRMSPSSPNPNPRMSPSSPNPNPRMSPSSPNPNPRMSPSSSYPNPRMSPSSSYPNPRMSPSSPNPNPRMSPSSSNPNPRMSPSSSYPNPRMSPSSSNPNPRMSPSSSNPNPRMSPSSSNPNPRMSPSSSYPNPRMSPSSSNPNPRMSPSSSNRAFTPPPARASKFALAALTTTL encoded by the coding sequence ATGAGCCCGTCCTCCTCTAACCCGAACCCACGGATGAGCCCGTCCTCCTCTAACCCGAACCCACGGATGAGCCCGTCCTCCTCTAACCCGAACCCACGGATGAGCCCGTCCTCCTCTAACCCGAACCCACGGATGAGCCCGTCCTCCTCTAACCCGAACCCACGGATGAGCCCGTCCTCCTCTAACCCGAACCCACGGATGAGCCCGTCCTCCCCTTACCCTAACCCACGGATGAGCCCGTCCTCCTCTAACCCGAACCCACGGATGAGCCCGTCCtcctctaaccctaacccacggATGAGCCCGTCCTCCTCTAACCCGAACCCACGGATGAGCCCGTCCTCCTCTAACCCGAACCCACGGATGAGCCCGTCCTCCTCTTACCCTAACCCACGGATGAACCCGTCCTCCTCTAACCCGAACCCACGGATGAGCCCGTCCTCCTCTTACCCTAACCCACGGATGAGCCCGTCCTCCTCTAACCCGAACCCACGGATGAGCCCGTCCTCCTCTTACCCTAACCCACGGATGAGCCCGTcctcccctaaccctaacccacggatgagcccgtcctcccctaaccctaacccactaACGAGCCCGTCCTCCCCTAACCCGAACCCACGGACGAGCCCGTCCTCCTCTTACCCGAACCCACGGACGAGCCCGTCCTCCTCTTACCCGAACCCACGGATGAGCCCGTcctcccctaaccctaacccacggATGAGCCCGTCCTCCCCTAACCCGAACCCACGGATGAGCCCGTCCTCCTCTTACCCGAACCCACGGATGAGCCCGTCCTCCTCTAACCCGAACCCACGGATGAGCCCGTCCTCCTCTAACCCGAACCCACGGATGAGCCCGTCCTCCCCTAACCCGAACCCACGGATGAGCCCGTCCTCCTCTTACCCGAACCCACGGATGAGCCCGTCCTCCTCTTACCCGAACCCACGGATGAGCCCGTCCTCCTCTTACCCTAACCCACGGATGAGCCCGTCCTCCCCTAACCCGAACCCACGGATGAGCCCGTCCTCCTCTTACCCGAACCCACGGATGAGCCCGTCCTCCTCTTACCCGAACCCACGGATGAGCCCGTcctcccctaaccctaacccacggATGAGCCCGTCCTCCTCTAACCCGAACCCACGGATGAGCCCGTCCTCCCCTAACCCGAACCCACGGATGAGCCCGTCCTCCCCTAACCCGAACCCACGGATGAGCCCGTcctcccctaaccctaacccacggATGAGCCCGTCCTCCCCTAACCCGAACCCACGGATGAGCCCGTCCTCCTCTTACCCGAACCCACGGATGAGCCCGTCCTCCTCTTACCCGAACCCACGGATGAGCCCGTCCTCCCCTAACCCGAACCCACGGATGAGCCCGTCCTCCTCTAACCCGAACCCACGGATGAGCCCGTCCTCCTCTTACCCGAACCCACGGATGAGCCCGTCCTCCTCTAACCCGAACCCACGGATGAGCCCGTCCTCCTCTAACCCGAACCCACGGATGAGCCCGTCCTCCTCTAACCCGAACCCACGGATGAGCCCGTCCTCCTCTTACCCGAACCCACGGATGAGCCCGTCCTCCTCTAACCCGAACCCACGGATGAGCCCGTCCTCCTCTaaccgtgcgttcacaccgccgccggcgagagcgtcaaaattcgctcttgccgccctgacaacgacgctgtag
- the LOC137064268 gene encoding DNA-directed RNA polymerase II subunit RPB1-like — protein MSPSSPNPNPRMSPSSSNPNPRMSPSSPNPNPRMSPSSPNPNPRMSPSSSNPNPRMSPSSSNPNPRMSPSSPNPNPRMSPSSSYPNPRMSPSSPNPNPRMSQSSPNPNPRMSPSSSNPNPRMSPSSSYPNPRMSPSSPNPNPRMSPSSPNPNPRMSPSSSYPNPRMSPSSSYPNPRMSPSSSYPNPRMSPSSSYPNPRMSPSSPNPNPRMSPSSPNPNPRMSPSSSNPNPRMSPSSSNPNPRMSPSSPNPNPRMSPSSPNPNPRMSPSSSYPNPRMSPSSSYPNPRMSPSSPNPNPRMSPSSSNPNPRMSPSSSNPNPRMSPSSSYPNPRMSPSSSYPNPRMSPSSPNPNPRMSPSSSNPNPRMSPSSSYPNPRMSPSSSYPNPRMSPSSPNPNPRMSPSSSNPNPRMSPSSSYPNPRMSPSSSNPNPRMSPSSPNPNPLTSPSSPNPNPRMSPSSSNPNPRMSPSSSNPNPRMSPSSSYPNPRMSPSSPNPNPRMSPSSSNPNPRMSPSSSYPNPRMSPSSSYPNPRMSPSSPNPNPRMSPSSSNPNPRMSPSSSYPNPRMSPSSSYPNPRMSPSSSYPNLAEADS, from the coding sequence atgagcccgtcctcccctaaccctaacccacggatgagcccgtcctcctctaaccctaacccacggATGAGCCCGTCCTCCCCTAACCCGAACCCACGGATGAGCCCGTcctcccctaaccctaacccacggATGAGCCCGTCCTCCTCTAACCCGAACCCACGGATGAGCCCGTCCtcctctaaccctaacccacggatgagcccgtcctcccctaaccctaacccacggATGAGCCCGTCCTCCTCTTACCCTAACCCACGGATGAGCCCGTCCTCCCCTAACCCGAACCCACGGATGAGCCAGTcctcccctaaccctaacccacggATGAGCCCGTCCTCCTCTAACCCGAACCCACGGATGAGCCCGTCCTCCTCTTACCCTAACCCACGGATGAGCCCGTcctcccctaaccctaacccacggatgagcccgtcctcccctaaccctaacccacggATGAGCCCGTCCTCCTCTTACCCTAACCCACGGATGAGCCCGTCCTCCTCTTACCCTAACCCACGGATGAGCCCGTCCTCCTCTTACCCCAACCCACGGATGAGCCCGTCCTCCTCTTACCCTAACCCACGGATGAGCCCGTcctcccctaaccctaacccacggATGAGCCCGTCCTCCCCTAACCCCAACCCACGGATGAGCCCGTCCtcctctaaccctaacccacggATGAGCCCGTCCTCCTCTAACCCGAACCCACGGATGAGCCCGTcctcccctaaccctaacccacggatgagcccgtcctcccctaaccctaacccacggATGAGCCCGTCCTCCTCTTACCCTAACCCACGGATGAGCCCGTCCTCCTCTTACCCGAACCCACGGATGAGCCCGTcctcccctaaccctaacccacggatgagcccgtcctcctctaaccctaacccacggATGAGCCCGTCCTCCTCTAACCCGAACCCACGGATGAGCCCGTCCTCCTCTTACCCTAACCCACGGATGAGCCCGTCCTCCTCTTACCCTAACCCACGGATGAGCCCGTcctcccctaaccctaacccacggATGAGCCCGTCCTCCTCTAACCCGAACCCACGGATGAGCCCGTCCTCCTCTTACCCTAACCCACGGATGAGCCCGTCCTCCTCTTACCCTAACCCACGGATGAGCCCGTcctcccctaaccctaacccacggATGAGCCCGTCCTCCTCTAACCCGAACCCACGGATGAGCCCGTCCTCCTCTTACCCTAACCCACGGATGAGCCCGTCCtcctctaaccctaacccacggatgagcccgtcctcccctaaccctaacccactaACGAGCCCGTCCTCCCCTAACCCGAACCCACGGATGAGCCCGTCCtcctctaaccctaacccacggATGAGCCCGTCCTCCTCTAACCCGAACCCACGGATGAGCCCGTCCTCCTCTTACCCGAACCCACGGATGAGCCCGTcctcccctaaccctaacccacggATGAGCCCGTCCTCCTCTAACCCGAACCCACGGATGAGCCCGTCCTCCTCTTACCCTAACCCACGGATGAGCCCGTCCTCCTCTTACCCGAACCCACGGATGAGCCCGTcctcccctaaccctaacccacggATGAGCCCGTCCTCCTCTAACCCGAACCCACGGATGAGCCCGTCCTCCTCTTACCCTAACCCACGGATGAGCCCGTCCTCCTCTTACCCGAACCCACGGATGAGCCCGTCCTCCTCTTACCCTAACCTTGCAGAAGCCGACTCTTGA